ATAGAATTTGCTCAAGCTTTTCGGGGATCGGTGATAACTTTCCGCTTTTCTGTCGAACATTTTCCGCAAGGCCTGTGATTGACTGAGGTTTATTGACCTAAGCCCCGTCTTCaagtagataaaaaaaaaaaagaaaagaggtTTATGATGTTTGCATATCTCCGGTAGGATTGTTACTTTTCCGctacattatataaaaaaaaaggaaaaaaggggTGTTGAATTCGTTTGTGGTATTTTGATATGTATAATAATATGTAATTTATAAGCTGGTTTAGAatatttggatatataaaagttaacacactTTGTAGATAAGTACATAAATGCTTATGCAAAATAAGATAAATATTTAGGTCTACATGCAAACATGATGTACGTAATTAGATGCGTTACCGTAATTAATGCGAActtcatttaaattttaaaaaaaaaaaagggggtgtTCCTTACTCGCTACATAGGTACATCCATGCATGGGCGTATACGTTTTGAATATACTTAGTCGGTAAGAAACATTTCATCGGAAGTTGTCAACCCCTGTAGTGACGGCTAATACGTATTGAAGTTTGCACTATCGGGCAATGAGTAATCAATCAATTTGATCAATGTTAAAATTTCCGATTATTGAAGCAAAAAtccataaaatgaaatttgaatggtGCGTTATATCTAAGTACCATAACCAATGGGCAGTTAACGTTAATTACCCCGTAGAACTTATAAATGTTACATGGAATAGGGCTCAATGTTTTGTAATTGAGAGAAAACCAAAACAAGATTCAGtcgaaaattaaagggccaacgtaggtccctatctatatatatatattacaataattattaattcagtttttttgttatataatgaatcatcaataaatttgtaattgaaatgggaatgctggcattcaattttatttagaaggcacgtagggcatacaggtaaggggccaccaaaattttaggtgcgtcggtggccatggattttgagggtgggtataagcaccgggcgtcgcaacaccacccgcggcgcccctctatatattcggccctttttgtttttcacctttttatttttacttttcagctttttttatttcagcagtcagtaaccggtcgtttccggttcggttagtttttttttgcgtttagtttattttgagttcttttttttgaatttaaatttttgaatttttaaatctttgaatatcaacggtctgtccgtgagatccggttcggccggatgttgttttattttgaatttataagcgttttgaatcggcctctgcgcttctgtcagtttgttttgaatttgacagctgctcgttttgataggcatgatatgaccttttttctgtttatggcgcaggaacagtaaggttggcaaggaccaaccccagccgacaatgaagagccactgtgcaccacaacatcatgccgaccgccttccttactgcttcccttgTAAATGCGTTATCCATAACAACTGACACAAAAATATAATTCGCGAAGAATAccaaatcttgaaaaagcacatggcaacaagccatatatttaaCAATTACAAGGAAAAcatttgtgctacgggtttttacgttgtgacatgtgttagctgcttaggcacgcaaacccaaaaaaaaaaaacaataaacgtctatagatgtaaaaaaacacagctaataatgGCAACTAAAATTAGAAAATCACTGCACCTAGAAAATGACAATAGCTGCATTCACAGCGATCGCAGCATCACTGTTCTGCTGAACACATGATAGACTACTTTATCATCTCGATAATAAAAACGTCAATTCGGTTGGTGTGCAGGAAGGAGTTCTTTTTGTTTACAGGAAAAAGTAAAATATGGTAGAAAGTGCAGCAGAAGActatgcaaaaattttgcaaagcATAAATTTGGATCGTGaggtaaacaacaacaaaacatgcgatttgcttttaaataaaaactaaataaattttcttttatagatTAATCCAATTTGTATAAATATAGAGGATATGCTAGCGCGTTTGGACGAATTTGAGACGTTGCTTTCAAATGTAAGTAAACTgagtatttacatacataaaaaagaaaactttctaaacaataaaatattaTGTAGGTGCGTGCTGAAAATAACAGCATATTATTGAATCACATTGGTGGTATACTTACATTTGCTAATCACTTCCAAGATTTGCGTGAACGCATTGATAAGCTGGAACGATTCGTGGACATGGTGAATACGAATGTAAATGAAGTGGAGAAATCCATTAATATCGCCGAACTGGAACTCAACGTCCCCGATTATAGTTTAAAAGGTTTCCTTATTAAACCACTACTTGCCAAGGCCAAGGCGTCAACACTACCTGCGCATTCAATGGACCAACTGCAACAAACTAATTTAAAAGATGGTGTATTTCAGCCGGTACCAGTATTTAAAACAAGCTTACACTTTGCTGACAGCAGTCAAATAAGTTTAAGTGAAGAAGCGAAGGAAGAAAACCAAAGTTAGTATTAGACATAGGTTGCCTTTTTTTGGCCGCATCAAATGCTTGTTATGACTTCTTAGCTAGTGTTGTGGAATGAGGTTTCATATTTTAAGTAGAATCAAATGTTTAATTTGAAAAAGGAAATTATGAATAAGAGTAATTTTTAGCAAATTATACTTGCAGGTATATCCAAAATCGATCAAAAATAGGTGTAAGATATACAAATATGGGTTATTGAAGCAAAAGGTTGTATgcaatttattacaaaatatttagTCATTATGCGTTTACAGTAAACTTTACAAAGAAACTACGATTGGCTTCTAAAGCaggttataaaatatattttgttccatGTTAAAATATAAATGTTTTTTAGTTAGTACAAACGCAGCTGGTTCACCAAACCGAAACTATTTCCTTCAAAATTGTACCAAAAGTACTGTCTCCGTACAAGCCCGCGACGAATAGAGATTGGGGAAAGACTTAATAGTGTCATCGGTATCTACTATCATCATGACCAACTGCACCTCTTTCTCGCAGGATTCGAAATATCTCCAGCCAGAATACAGCATGGCCGGATGTAAGACAAAACCTTCGTGGAGGTCTCGTGGGTTGTCAAAAGCCACTTAAATACTACACGAATCTTGGAAGAGGACTTTAATCAAAAGAGCTGCATGAGCTCTGGGTCGAAAAATCGTTAGCGACGCAGTCGGGCCTGTACCGGAAAGAGCTAGTACCAGAGGGTGTCGGATTATCATACGATACAAGATTTTCCACATCCATAACATCATCATCATATCATTCTCATACTCTTTTTGACAACAGAATGAAAAAACCTGTGCCCGATGCATCTCAATACATTCCAAGAGAAAAAGCTAAATGCTAAATAGGATTTCCGAACTTGCGACGGCTATAATGTTTATGGTAAAGATCGAGAGAGAGGTAACGGCGAAAGCCTCACATTTATTACCCATCCTACTGTACATTAAAACCTTACTATATATTGCCGCAGGGACATAACCTTGAAATGGATCGAATGACAGTAACAGACCGTTACTGGAATATTCCGGCACCCGATCATACTGAATCCATACCAAGGAAGGTTTTTCCACTAAGGAGAAGCTCTCAAAAGCTTTTTCTTCCTTTTGGTTGCTCTGTTTCGCCCTGCCAATAAGCGCGATAGCTCacatattgtcatcaatatcctcttaaCGAagttccaaggaaacttgcagtttcaataaataaaaaaaaaaataaatgtaaggcgcgataacctccgaagagatctaaggcctctcttccaatttgcgtggtgctcctcttgattttccctacaaattggccggacgggacctacatgttttttatgccggctccgaacggattctgcaaggcagatgagttttcactgagagcttttcatggcagaaatacactcggagtgcttgccaaacactgccgaggggcgaccccgcttagaaaaattttcttctaattgaaaaaccttatttctaaaattttgatgttgctttgcccgtggtgcgaacccagggcatacggtgtggcaggcggagcacgctaccatcacaccacggtgcccgCCAATAGGGTTTCAATAGGGTTGGATCAAAGAGAcataggtgttagaggcgttggctctATACAGCAGTTAAAAAGATAGTTGGTGTAATGTGGCCACACATAACATGTTTATTTCGGACtcaattctggataggtaagagcttaaacccttcaatatatacatatagatcGAAGTTGTCCGAAAGTGTCGCGCGACTCCCTAGGAAGTATACCCTTCACCCCTGCGAGTTTCGGGTATTGGATTTTGAAAACGCGTTTCGCCGTGCATTAATCTGCATACTCGACCAACCAAGTATGGATGGCGTATGGATAAACGGCTGAGTTCTAATGTTCCCTATCCCATGTCTTCTGGCCGTTTATTGAATTGAAATGTTTAGATAGTGCTAACCTTAATAGTCGTCAACAAACTTAATGGACTTCAGTTGTCTTTAAATCTTGGGAAGAATTTAAATTCGTCTGCCGCTTATGAATTACAAATGGTACTTAGACTTACGTTGGATTTTTCAATGCGGGtctaaactccagttaaagttgattcGAGTTAAAGCTGACTagagtggcaaggttaaactctagtcaactttaactgggaACTCTCATGGAAAAATCGGATTATctcattggcatctgaccacctgcctatacttatttcacttgagcgaaccgccgacttcatcgtcaccgaaaaacgcaatttcataaatttaaaaaaggaaagtgggatgagtacaaatcctttacagacagtcactttgctgccctccctatcccaactgatgctcgccaaggggaacgtggTTTACGCAAAGTCATTGAATCCGTCtgggctcgttttattcccgccggaagaattcctaAAATTCGGccccattttccggcggaggctgcacatttagcgagagaacgtgaccttataagacagctcgatcccggcgacacCCAAATAACACAAGCGGGCGagatgggaggagcatctaagtagttgtaacctctctgccggtgtgggtaagctttggtccaccgtaaggcCCCTATCGAATCcttctaagcacaatgacaaaatttccatcgcctttggcgataaagtggtgtgatggtagcgtgctacgcctactacaccgaatgccctgggttcacaccccgggcaaagcataaaaattttagaaataaggtttttcaattagaacaaaatttttctaagcggggtcgcccctcggaagtgtttggcaagcactccgagtgtatttctgccatgaaaagctcttagtgaaaactcgacgcaaatttgaagagaatcgcggcctaaaatcttttcggaggtgtTATGTttgaaacgagatggcagcgccacgacaataaattatttatatatacatctggcaactgtgttgccagaatattctttatcttcttctttattactttttatctttcaattgatatactttgacgcattaactttaaaatgtaacaattaacttatttcattaattaaattaaCACTCATATAGGTATaaaagtggtgtcagaagtgtatTTAAAAATGAGCCTTACACCGGTGGATTTAAAAACAGTGCTGGATGGGCTAGCATGAGCAATCCGAGGAGCTGTGTATAGTTAATACAAAAactatttctttaaaatattattattttatttgttgaaaatcaatttcacaaaaagcgtttatttttatatcttttaaaaattctgaaaataactaacttgaaaattttcattttgaaagaacattaatagtaaagtaaaataaaaataatttacaaaaatacagtatatttaatttaagtagataaccctacatttACTCCCCTTCCAGTGAAACgatcaataaaattatatattaattaatgttaaatgacattttttttgtggAGTGTAGTGTATTTTTGTTTCGTGTATTAGTCATAATTGTATGTGCAGGTTTAAGTAAATCTattgaaacagttttaatagtattaccatgttgaattttgaatgttttattttgtCTGGAAATAACTTTAAATGGTCCCTCGTGAGGTGGTTGTAAATTAGACTTATGAATAACTTTAAGAaatacgtattcacaattgtctaaatttttgggaataaaatcattttctttgatatgatgagttatttttgatcgaacaattgagaaatgttttctaagtttagTAAGAGTTTCATTTGTGTTATCAATTTCATTATTATAATTAGAAACAACTAATTCACCAGGAAGTCTAATTGTTTGTCCATATACAAGTTCAGCGGAAGAGCAtttcaaatcttctttaatagaagttcgtaaacatAAAAGTATCCAAGGTAAAATCTCTGACCAATGTGTGGAGTCGTCTGAAGCTGTAATTGCAGTTTTTAAAGTTCTATGAAATCTTTCAATCATTCCATTTGACTGTGGGTGATATGGAGAAGTGTGAATTTTATGAGCCCCtaataaaacagttaattcagtgaataatttagatgtaaattgtgaaccttgatctactgtaattttGAGTGGAATACCGAAACTAGGAATATAATTTTGAACAAATGTAGTTGATACtgtttttgttgaaatatcttttaatggatatgcttctggccaacgtgtatgTCTATCGATAATAGTCAATATATATCGACTTTCTTTAGATATAGGTAGTGGACCAACTAGatccatatgtatatgttcaaatCGTCCTGAAGGAATatcaattttttgaataggacttTTCGTATATTTAGAAATTTTACATATTTGACAATTGATACAACTAATTGCCCAATTATTAATGTCCTTACGCATTTCTGGCCAAAAATATTTAGATTGTATGAGACGTCTAGTTGTTCGAACACTTGGGTGagataaaaatgaattttatcaaatataatttttctcattgaattaggaacatatggtctaaaaggtTTTTGAGTAATGTCACACCAAATATTGAGATTTAGAAGaggaatattaatttcttttaaattatttttggaactaagatctgaaattaattttttaagaatttcatctttttgttgttcatcatataatgtttaaaaattaatgtcttttgttaaaattgtattaatatcTGGAATCCGTGAGAGAGTATCAGCTACTGTATTATTTTTGCCAGAAATGTATTGAATGTCATTGGTGAATTGTGCAATGTATTCAAGATGACGAGTTTGACGAGGTGATctgtctgtttttgaatttaaaacatgtgttaaaggtttatgatcagtgtaTATAGTAAATGTTCTTCCTTCAAGAAAATGTCTAAAGTgtttacccagccagcattttttgaaaattttgatcaaaaaatatttaaatatcataccccaagatgattaaaaacgttcaaatttaaaagcattttctgttcgaaaattaacgtatcctcgggagaaaaatgtaccataaatgtgattattcctgaataatcatttatgattcctatttcgaaacgctttttatacatatttgatatcattgtaaaattgagcatTAATAGTTTTAgggtaatatttgactgcttttcacagtcattttctgatcatatttgtgaatatatttcaatcgttttgattgagatttttgaatcatttttgaatgccattataatgcatttattcttcatatctcattcaaaatatgatactacataataatcttatttcataaggggaagaaagcatgcgaaagtgagctattcgaaccacagctaactcgcgaacaaacttgaccgatatacacctgcgactacaacatccaacatcagcattatcgtctgcatcttaaaatacggatacaatacgggatgttgaagccgtatccaggtacatatgtcaagatagtttcacttacctgggattcaaatagctcacaacctatgtattgtccaatcattatgtactttctgggaagctgaaggggagaaattgtTTGGggaatcttcgttcacgagcagcattacattatttttgtcttgaagaatatcttttgcataaataataaaatttttatatattttttcttagctttatgattgaaaaaatgtgtatgtgaaaaaaataaaatttttaatgaaaagtaaaatttcaacaagtataaaattcattattcagtcaacaactatagtcagaaaagattcagaaagctgaatgaaaaatgattataaatttttgatcacctaaagtaaacacatctgattcaaatatgattccaaaatgtgatcgaaaaatgctttttagtttttcatcatcaaaagtattcatatttgattatttcttttgttcaattgtatgataactcattatttagtcagaaatagtaatcaaattgtattgatatgtagggaaattcaaaattgaatcacctaaatgctgagtgggtaataGAGTTGTATATTGCTAGAAGTTCTCTATCAAAAGTAGAGTAATTTATTTCAGTttgagttaattttcttgaaaaatatgaaAGTGGTTCTAAGGAGTTGTTACTTATTTGTTGTAGAACTGCTCCAATTGCAACATTTGATGAATCTACAGCAAGTGATAGTTGACCATTTTTATCAAAGTGAGTGAGTAgtgttttttttgtaaaaatttcttaacattttcaaaagctgaagtagtttttctgtccaatttaattctttaagtttatttttgatagcaaaatttaacatttcatgTAGTGGACTAAGTTcttttgctaacattttaatatatctatggtaataattcaccatacctaaaattttttgtaatttattaattgagagatgtttttcaaaattagaaattatttcaactcgttcaaaagaagGCCTGATTCCTTCACTAGAAATTTCATAACTTAGAAAGTCCAATTTTTCAACTCCGAAAATACATTTtgtaggtttaatatttaaattatatttctcaagttttttaaaaactgtttttaaatgtTCTATATGTTCTTCCTCATTGTTACTAGCTACTAATATGTCGTCAATATATACAAAGATAAAATCTAAACctgaaaatacttcgtttatgaaacgttgaaatgtttgagcactgtttcgtaatccaaatggcattcgtacgaattcaaacattccgaaTGGAGTTGTTATagctgttttgtgaatatcttcttctgccattggtatttggtgataTGCACGAAtgaggtcaatttttgaaaatatctttttattttttaaatgtatgttaAGGTCATGAATATGAGGTAAGGGATACCTATCTGGTATTGTTATAAAATTAAGTCGTCTGTAATCTTCACAAGGTCTCCAGTCATTTGGATCTTTCTTAGGGGCCAGATGGAGTGGAGAAGCGATGTGAGagttagaaggtctacatatacatatataattcaaactcagtttttgctatttttaatttagtAGGATCTAGGCGATGAGGTTTAGAAAAAGGAGATACTCCTTTTATTTCTATTCGGTGAACTATTTTGTGTTGTACTTTTTCAGTATAATTAGGTTCACACGTAATAAGaggaaattcatttaaaatatttgtaaatttattttctgaaataggaATCTTAAGGGGAAATATATCGCAAAAACCAGAAGATCCAgaaacttttaattttgttttcaaatctgtaatttctttatttttaatatctaccagaataccaaatttttctaaaaaatttgcaCCGATAACGGGAGTAGAAATATCTGCAAGAATGaaaggaaattcaaaatctcttctaagacctaaatcaatttttaaaagttttgttccaAAAGTTTCTATGCTAGATCCATTAGCTGCCGAAAGTTTAAGGTCAGAAAAACGtttataagttttaaattttgaagaaggaataactgaaactatagcacctgtatcaattaaaaaatttaatttattgaatttatcaaatatgaatagacgGTGGGACGATTGATTATTAACTCCATTATTACCCACAGTCATAACGGATTTGTTTAgtttaaagaatttgattttgaatttagattatttttatttacattgaaATTACAGggtttaatacatttgtaagcatTATGTTTAAATTTTCGATGATACCAACATATATCATTATCATTATTAAAACTTCTAGATCtagaaaaatttctggagttaGATTGATTTCTTTCTCTAGATCTAGATCGAATT
The Eurosta solidaginis isolate ZX-2024a chromosome 5, ASM4086904v1, whole genome shotgun sequence DNA segment above includes these coding regions:
- the Blos4 gene encoding biogenesis of lysosome-related organelles complex 1 subunit 4, yielding MVESAAEDYAKILQSINLDREINPICINIEDMLARLDEFETLLSNVRAENNSILLNHIGGILTFANHFQDLRERIDKLERFVDMVNTNVNEVEKSINIAELELNVPDYSLKGFLIKPLLAKAKASTLPAHSMDQLQQTNLKDGVFQPVPVFKTSLHFADSSQISLSEEAKEENQS